The Periplaneta americana isolate PAMFEO1 chromosome 14, P.americana_PAMFEO1_priV1, whole genome shotgun sequence region TCGATGGCAAGAAAACTGGAGACAACAGACTCGCTCCTCAGAGAGAGTGGAAAACACAGACCTCCATTGAGTCTAGATTTTGTTGATGATGTTCGACGACATTTAGTGAACTGACCAAAGAAATCATTGCGCCGATTGAGCCAGGAGAAGGTTACTCATGCCACACGGCTTGACGTAAATGTCATACTTCCATTCTTCTTCAGCGACAGCCTAATCTAAAAAAATCTGTGTTCCCCCCAGATCACCTGACCTAACTTCTCCGGACTTCTTCTTATGGGGCTAACATAAGGGCAGAGTATACAAGAATATATCGCGATCACTTACTGAACTCCGTGAGGCCATTAGGAATGAAATCAGCAACATTGACAAGGATACACGCCGGAGAACGTCACGGAATATAGTGCGACGAGTACAGTTGTGTATGGATGCAGGtggaaaatattttcaacatttactctgaggaatctcccacagTTACTTTGTACGAGGATCACAcggaaagtcatgagcaacccatacttataaatcttaatttttatcttTAGACAAACatggtacatcatcttaatctacagacttctctgtcacttttcaacatagtgtccatttctttgcacacatttttcccgccgttctgAAGTTTGAAAATAACCTTGCTGTAGAAATCCGCTTCATCTTCCCGAAGatactgacgcactgctttccggatgtcctccagcatCTCGTAGCGTTGGGCTctcagctgctcctttacagaaccgaaacgGTGGTAGTCAGAGGGTGCCAAGTCGAGACTGTAAGgagattgcggaagagtttcccacccaaatgttctcattttctccacggtgacacgatcgGTGTGAGgacacgcgttatcgtgttgcaggatgatcatCTTTCCTGGGCGTTTCTTGCGCAATGCACgacggggcagaccttctcgggggaggaatTCCACCTCgaaccgttaagggagccttagGGCGAGGGTTTGCCGAAGCacgagtggtacatggactctgttggctgtagggactggTCGTTAAGGGGTTCAGGTGGTTAGGTCGGTGTGCGTAGAGGaccggtgggcacgcaactcatcccatagcggggggtgtacaatagacctcaggtcgtagtgcgtgggatgttccctccctccctcctaacaagaaaaaaaatgacgtGATAAGTATATTTTCAATGCATGAATTTAGTGACACTCCCAACATAATTTTCTGGGCTAAGTCTAGTTTCTTCTAAAAGGGAATTGTGCACGTATACTAGAAAATCGCACAAAGTGTGGAGTTACCTGGTCAAATTTATATGTGGTGATCGATTATAAAATACATACTAATATTACAAGTAACATGAAACATAAATAAACACTGGAAATAGGAACATTGAAACAAGTTCAATTTAACACATAAATCAtataatttcaataacttaaaataattaataagaaatacTTCGtctatttggaaataaattatagaacAAAGTATAGCGactatttgaaatgtttaattctAAGTTTGCTTTGAAACAATGGGGCCGGAAACAAGATTTTGTAAAAAGAAAGCTCCTTCCTTATTATACAGTCCCATTTAAGTCTGGGAATAACTGTAAAACTACATACATAAGCCTACCTCTCGATACAATGTTgagaattcattaaaaattaatgctAATGTACTAAAACAACACAGAATATCACATTAACAAACATCCGAGATCGTATTGACATTCAAGTCAACGTGCACGGCTGCCATGCACCTTTAAGTAGGCTATGAGCTTTTTCAGAAAAGtttttaataagaaataattaatcaTTACAGTACAGTCTATATTAtgtcaatttatataaaatatataaatttaatgttcaaACATAATGTTTTATCACTTCCAAATAAAAGCCTGTATGTCAGTAGTCTGTAACTTGCTTCCTTATTGCACTCAACTTCTGATCTATGATGCAACGTTAGAATGTATGCACCTCTTTAGGCCAGACAgaaatttctttcttcctccccTGTACATCCATTTGGGCACATCCCAAAAGGTGTCCCTACTCTTTTCACTTGTATATAACTCTCTCCAGTCGCCCTGAACATCACATACGCACTCTCTGATCCTAGCAGTCAGCAACTACCACAACACAAGAAAAATGCACTCCAGCATGGTAAGCTAAAGCTGCAATATGCAAGAAATAAGTATATTGACAATTCTAAAACACGAGTTGCCTTTATTGAAGGaagtatttttctcttcctgtaaAAATTAGTtctgatttctaatttttttaaattcatataattttgttttattctaacgTTCTCTCTCTCATACGTGAAGTATTATCAAGTTTTGTGAAGttcactattgttattattattattattattatttctccgcAACAAAAGCGGAAAAGTCTCTCTTCCATGTACAAGAGGGatattatttaatgtttattttgtgcTCATTCGCTATTGTCTTAAGCTACAAAGCAAGACATTATTCTTGTCCAAGAGTGAGTTTTTGCTTATGATTCCAAACGCTGTTCCCTTTTTGAATTACTATCGTTATTCCATACAAATTCGCTTTTTGTTTAACTAGTTCAGTCATCTGAGGTATTAGAATTTGTCCAAACAAAATTTCTCGTAATTAAAGAATCAGGAAGTTAAATtccttaataattattaaatggccTCATCACGTTATAAATCCCCTCTAGTTAGTCATTTTATTTCTCTTGTATTCCGAGGTGAGCAACATGGAAGGTGTATGTTCGTTACAccataatgataatggtgatggttAAGTGTGGTTGGTCAAGTGTGGGTAGAAAATAAGGAAAGACCCCTTAAAATCATCCTACACACCGTCTTTGTTTACCAAAAATCAATTTGGATTCACCAGAACACTAACACAGAAAAGAGATGTAGCCTGTTTGCAGTTTTTATAATTCACTTGGTTTCATTTCTAAAGTCGTCCTAAAATCAATTTAGTACGGATATATGAGAAGCAACTAATCAAAACGTAAATTGTCACATAAGACAACATCGACAGAAGAGAGCAAAAATGCATATTTTCCAAACTACGAGTATTTGTAGAACAAAGATGAATAAAATCTTGTTTAAATCTACGactaaatatctcaattttttaattatagaagttataatagtatttaacttggaaaatttatgttttgatgCAGTTTGATGGACATTTAACGAATTCATGcaattgttacaattttattttaacaaggAAACGTGAACATCTGCTCATTTATGTTGTGTTGGcgtttaatttttgttgtgttgtcTGTCTGTATGAATTGTGCTGTCAGTAACGTTTTAACTTGTTATGCCGGAATTTAAATACTTATGTGGCCGGGATTTAAATTCCAGAATGCTCATTTTCAGATATTTTTACTGTGATTATGACACACACTTCCATTTCCCAATAAACGTTAAAAATAGTATAACTGTGTAAAAATGGATGGGACAGGTTGAGATTTAGAGAATTATGATTTCACAAATGTGTAGAGAACACTGCAATTTATCGAAAACACTCCAAACTCAATTTTGACCAGAGATGGACAATTTACGTTTTAATTATAGAGTATTCCAGCTTAAGGAAAAGGCTTTGGTCTTATAGGTAttggctagtacactgttgccgcaagatgcctccgttatAAGAAAGAGTGAGGTATTGCACCTCTagctcactctcttcctaacacgcacagcgttctagcaagtttatcgcataagataggtacgttgagtccgttcaaatgataaaaaaaaaactattagggtcataatgatgcctgcaaaaaacatacattatattgtgtatacattataactagacttcgggcatttaggccattaaccaacttttagacacctcaactaggctccataatgatcgaaagtgggcattaaaatacagttttaggcacctaaaaagttactgcaattacaaatattagtaccagtattaataataataataataataataataataatactgtgttaaatatcaatatagttattttattgtgttaagaagtgcttataataggcctacagatttaagattatgttcagaacacgttttccgttattaaatgttaagaagcgcttataatgccaatttaagattatgtgcagcacacgttttccgttatttcCTAAAAGttagaagtgcttataatacaaatttataattatgtacactagtggcaaaaaaatcggactgactcttgtagctgatttcagagccttgttcactccagagccacgatagactggtaactaagactttcgtggttcgaatcctacctgagaaggaaactttttttttttgttccttattcaaatttattcccaatacttttcgattgcagcgatattttactacttaattaacttattattcccagaacatgaattttagcagcttattttctaatggctttcgaaatgggctacgtcagcagtcgaaactacaacaatttcaatagattactagctatcttgtgaatgcgggcgtggcatgcgcagtgccTCATTTCGggaactttgattattccgtcggttcggtttttttgccactactgtacagcacactttttccgttattaatttCGCACTATAATCAAACAGGAATCTAAGTTACGTATCTAATGCCTTTGTTGTATTGccgagagttaaattttgtatacTTTATATAATAAGCGCAATGTACGTGTTCTAATAGTGTGAATCTTAGCCtcaactgtaccacccctacttgtctgttaaattTATCAGCGGGTATGTGTGGCAAGAATGCGGGAGGCTATTCCACCTATTTAGCTGTTATCCCGTTTTTCGTAAATTAAATGTGtggtaattttaataataataataataataataataataatagtaataataataattattattatttatttatttaatctggcagagttaaggccagtaggtcttctcttccgcccagccagactctaattctaattgaatagaattggttacatagttattacattaatatctagaccataaaacaattttagaggtgtaacacaattttagcacatgaaatcgctctagttctcaatgaaattatgttctatgaattaatggaaattaattaattcacagttctcaagaaaaatacttataaatagttcgtggaacagcccccatatgttcaatgctattttcttaacgtggaatcacagtctagtatatacagtcgcgaagctcaatacgtagtaaatatgcaaacattaggtagttgctcaccactaggatcgctaatatcgcctcattaaaggcaatgcaaaatagtccgtcacagtctattgtttctagcaccctcaaaactcaagcttcgtgactgtatatagtagactgtggtggaatCCTCTATAATCACTCCTCATATAATATTATTCTTCAGTTGTGTACTACTTAGTTTCTACAAATGACATGAGAGTTCTCTGTTCCAGATCTCAGTCCTAGCCGTAGTTCTCGCTCTGGCCGCTCAAAGCGCTCTGGGTGCGCCAGGTGTGGCCGCACCGGTAGCGTACGCTGCTGCCCCGGCTGCTGTGGCGGCCTACACCCGCGCTGTGCCGTACAACATCCCGCCCTTCGCGGCGGCTGTCAACCTGCAGACTCGCGCACTGGCCGCCCCGTTCGTCGCTCCTGCCGCCTATGCAGCTGCTCCAGTCGTGGCTCCTGCAGCATACGCCGCAGCTCCCGTAGCCGCCCCGTTTGTCGCCCCTGCTGCTTATGCTGCTGCGCCTGCCGCTTATGCAGCCCACCCTGCTGCCTATGCTCATCCTGCTGCCTATGCAGCTCACCCTGCTGCTTACGCAGCTGCTCCTGTAGGCATCGCTCCTGCGTACTCGGTACGTAATCTTCCTCCGTCATTCCCTTTTTATACAAgtgatccgggttcgatttccagcaGGGAAATTGAGATATAACTtcctcacagtctagtatatatagtcgcgaagctcaatacgtagtaaatatgcaaacattagatagttgctcaccactaggatcgctaatatcgcctcattacaggcaatgcaaaatagaaccgtcacagtctattgtttctagcaccctcaaaactcaagcttcgtgactgtatattgtaCACTGTGACTTCCTTCCATAAGAACTGCACAAGCTAGAGAGTACATCTTGTATTGTATT contains the following coding sequences:
- the LOC138713665 gene encoding cuticle protein 38-like, which encodes MHSSMISVLAVVLALAAQSALGAPGVAAPVAYAAAPAAVAAYTRAVPYNIPPFAAAVNLQTRALAAPFVAPAAYAAAPVVAPAAYAAAPVAAPFVAPAAYAAAPAAYAAHPAAYAHPAAYAAHPAAYAAAPVGIAPAYSVHPPSAVAAKVAAVPALV